A stretch of the Balearica regulorum gibbericeps isolate bBalReg1 chromosome 25, bBalReg1.pri, whole genome shotgun sequence genome encodes the following:
- the ATXN7L2 gene encoding LOW QUALITY PROTEIN: ataxin-7-like protein 2 (The sequence of the model RefSeq protein was modified relative to this genomic sequence to represent the inferred CDS: deleted 1 base in 1 codon), whose translation MAARGRAAAAMAAERRLPSLDEFAGQSWSAWVERAGPPAEPGSGSELEESGKSGSKKLDAMTLIKEDMNIFGHCPAHDEFYLVVCNHCSQVVKPQAFQKHCERRHGPLSKLYARAAAKCHVAVNGQPAASGTPGTAKALREKSPGARGRVQPLPERPDKDNNLCLFVPVVNLEKIPSIPKPDGHGIKVPPKAVHTNSKEPMGKPATAAVPKEPPAPAGVGGDSAMPADGPGCKPESAPAPGEKDVGASKPPPRSHKKLARKECDLNRQCGVLNPDTKKICTRLLTCKIHSVHQRREVQGRAKDFDVLVAELKASSRKGESPKERSPPGKEPLLPPQQDPSSLPQPPAGPPGTSPCRVKPPHSHCLLPRARLSSDSDPEDVPAASGEGGTGVFPFPLPKGGSRVSSEESEEEGGEEPPHPPTRPPRPQAFCTFGSRLVSPGCYVFNRRLDRFCSALGSMLERHLSSHMWRKIPPAAEPPLHTALAPPSPTASPCGPVAPTPSPPPRTSSVAAPPGTREGRVPASLNYTVGSPHAAAACSQPECGGGGSQSITSPLPANIPSPSFSKLPSTKASKSSRAREAAGGMESDTRKRKPPLAAGGPPYKRTCSGDGVKSKNPGCQVSSPPGKTKPTPPGCPASSSATVLNGTTRVKRLTPPDCRDPPATAAVDPRGSPLHGPGVPPPPPRCISDDEVKKRKNAATYCRPVKPKPVPSLPGPLPPPSSAPPDSGSSVRRKKLGTPPGFEEKRSALKSKAH comes from the exons ATGGCGGCTCGTGGGCGCGCGGCGGCGGCGATGGCGGCGGAGCGGCGGCTGCCCAGCCTCGACGAGTTCgcggggcagagctggagcGCCTGGGTGGAGCGGGCCGGGCCGCCGGCCGAGCCGG GATCAGGGTcggagctggaggagagcgGGAAGAGCGGCAGCAAGAAACTGGACGCCATGACCCTGATTAAGGAAG ACATGAACATCTTTGGCCACTGCCCAGCGCACGACGAGTTTTACCTGGTGGTTTGCAACCACTGCAGCCAGGTGGTGAAGCCCCAGGCCTTCCAGAAGCACTGCG AACGCCGCCACGGCCCGCTCAGCAAGCTGTATGCCCGTGCCGCCGCCAAGTGCCACGTCGCCGTCAACGGGCAGCCAGCGGCCAGCGGGACCCCCGGCACGGCCAAGGCGCTGCGGGAAAAGTCCCCCGGTGCCCGCGGGCGAGTCCAGCCCCTGCCCGAGCGGCCAGACAAGGACAACAACCTCTG CTTGTTCGTGCCCGTGGTGAACCTGGAGAAGATTCCCAGCATCCCCAAACCGGACGGGCACGGGATCaaggtgccccccaaagccgtACACACCAACTCCAAGGAACCCATGGGGAAACCCGCCACCGCCGCGGTGCCAAAAGAGCCCCCGGCGCCAGCCGGGGTCGGGGGGGATTCGGCGATGCCCGCCGACGGCCCAGGGTGCAAGCCGGAGAGCGCACCCGCCCCAGGGGAGAAGGACGTGGGTGCTTCCAAGCCGCCCCCCAGATCCCACAAGAAGCTGGCGC GCAAGGAGTGCGACCTGAACAGGCAGTGCGGCGTGCTCAACCCCGACACCAAGAAGATCTGCACCCGCTTGCTGACCTGCAAG ATCCACTCGGTTCACCAGCGCCGCGAGGTGCAGGGTCGGGCCAAGGACTTTGACGTGCTGGTGGCCGAGCTGAAGGCCAGCTCCCGCAAGGGCGAGTCCCCGAAGGAGAGGAGCCCCCCCGGGAAGGAACCgctgctccccccccagcaggaccCCTCCTcgctgccgcagccccccgccggcccccccgGCACCTCTCCCTGCCGAGTGAAGCCGCCCCACTCCCACTGCCTGCTCCCCAG GGCCCGGCTTTCCTCCGACAGCGATCCTGAGGATGTGCCGGCTGcctctggggaggggggcacgggggtgttccccttccccctgcccaaGGGGGGCAGCCGGGTGTCGAGCGAGGAGAGCGAGGAGGAGGGGGGCGAggagcccccccacccccccacgcGCCCGCCACGGCCCCAGGCG TTTTGCACCTTCGGGAGCCGCCTGGTCAGCCCGGGCTGTTACGTCTTCAACCGGCGGCTCGACCGCTTCTGCTCGGCGCTGggctccatgctggagcggCACCTCAGCTCCCACATGTGGAG gaAGATCCCTCCAGCTGCTGAGCCCCCTCTCCACACCGCCctggccccccccagccccaccgcctCCCCCTGCGGCCCCGTCGCCCCgaccccctcaccccccccacGGACCTCGTCGGTGgcggccccccccggcacccGGGAGGGCCGGGTTCCCGCCAGCCTCAACTACACGGTGGGGTCCCCCCACGCAGCGGCCGCCTGCAGCCAGCCGGAGtgcggggggggcggcagccAGTCCATCacctccccgctgcctgccaACATCCCCTCGCCCTCCTTCAGCAAGTTGCCTTCCACCAAGGCCAGCAAATCTTCCCGAGCCCGGGAAGCAGCCGGTGGGATGGAGTCGGATACCCGCAAACGGAAGCCCCCTCTCGCCGCCGGCGGCCCACCCTATAAACGGACCTGTTCAGGGGACGGCGTCAAAAGCAAAAACCCCGGCTGCCAGGTTTCG TCCCCCCCCGGCAAGACGAAACCCACCCCTCCGGGTTGTCCGGCTTCTTCCTCCGCCACCGTCCTCAACGGCACGACGCGGGTGAAACGACTCACCCCCCCGGACTGCCGCGACCCACCCGCCACCGCTGCCGTGGACCCCCGAGGCTCCCCACTGCACGGACCGGGGGTgccgccgccacccccccgTTGTATCTCTGACGACGAGGTCAAGAAGCGCAAGAACGCGGCCACGTACTGCCGGCCCGTCAAGCCCAAGCCTGTGccctccctgcccggcccccTGCCGCCCCCCAGCTCGGCCCCCCCCGACTCGGGCAGCTCTGTCCGCAGGAAGAAGCTGGGAACCCCCCCGGGCTTCGAGGAGAAGCGGAGTGCCCTGAAG TCCAAAGCCCATTAA
- the SYPL2 gene encoding synaptophysin-like protein 2 isoform X1 yields MSEPGAPPAAGDKAPRLQDRVLGGLRWGRLQEPLGFIKVLEWLFAIFAFGTCGSFSGETGATVNCGGETKEMSAISVQFGYPFRLYQIPFEMPDCEGESETHTLHLVGDFSAPAEFFVTLGVFSFLYAMAALVLYLRFHSLYGENKKLPFADFCVTICFAFFWLVAAAAWGKGLTDVKAATRPASLIAAMGVCQGQEVVCNAGTTPAMGLANISVLFGFINFLLWAGNCWFVLKETSWQAQAAPRDSAAEQGAIDKQ; encoded by the exons aTGTCGGAGCCCGGCGCCCCCCCCGCGGCCGGCGACAAAGCGCCCCGGCTCCAG GACCGTGTCCTGGGTGGGCTGCGCTGGGGCCGCCTCCAGGAGCCCCTGGGCTTCATCAAGGTGCTGGAATGG CTCTTTGCCATCTTCGCCTTCGGGACCTGCGGCTCCTTCAGCGGTGAGACCGGGGCAACGGTAAACTGCGGTGGTGAAACCAAAGAGATGAGCGCCATTTCCGTCCAGTTCGGGTACCCCTTCAG GTTATACCAGATCCCCTTCGAGATGCCAGACTGTGAGGGGGAGTCGGAGACCCACACCCTGCACCTCGTCGGCGATTTCTCTGCTCCCGCTGAATTTTTCGTGACCCTAGGggtcttctccttcctctatGCCATGGCAGCTTTGGTGCTCTACTTGCGCTTTCATTCCCTCTACGGCGAAAATAAGAAGCTCCCCTTCGCG GATTTCTGTGTCACCATCTGCTTTGCCTTCTTCTGGCTGGTGGCGGCAGCAGCATGGGGCAAGGGGCTCACCGACGTGAAGGCAGCCACGCGGCCCGCCAGCCTCATCGCCGCCATGGGGGTTTGCCAGGGCCAGGAGGTGGTCTGCAACGCCGGCACCACGCCGGCCATGGGGCTGGCCAACATCTCCGTG CTCTTTGGCTTCATCAACTTTCTGCTGTGGGCCGGGAACTGCTGGTTCGTGCTGAAGGAGACGTCGTGGCAGGCGCAGGCTGCGCCCCGCGACAGCGCCGCCGAGCAGGGCGCCATCGACAAGCAGTAG
- the AMIGO1 gene encoding amphoterin-induced protein 1 yields MPAPRPQHPRDAAGRNVVVGSVGGRGTPLPLTPLLLVLALLPPWGSAGGSCPPRCVCASNILSCSQAVLSSVPAPLPRFTAVLDLSHNNVSRLRADWAPGRLAHLHALLLSHNGLSFVSTEAFAHVPHLRHLDLSSNRLRALEENLFSDLAELEVLLLYNNEISAVDRTAFDNLGRLRKLYLGQNRIARFPLELLRDGSRLPQLALLDLSANRLRSLPVGELQALPAWLRDRLYLHGNPLACDCLLFQLVARGHRRRLSAVMDFQEELRCLLPTAPAPVGILTLAGRQPLNCSEAREAVLEAHLGDTVTLSCDTRLQGVRNRHWVTPGGERVLEEGGNGSAALLANGSLQLRALRPEDAGTYACWVAGPLLNETLYVELLVHNFTLHGPHDTLNTAYTTLVGCILSVVLVLIYLYLTPCRCCCCRGADKPPAPRDDSINSSVLSATPNHAAGVPGEPCRSRSASTAGPGQNGRFKVGGTPQPPPRHGPKAQRKVSDPDSVSSVFSDTPIVV; encoded by the coding sequence ATGCCGGCGCCCCGTCCCCAGCACCCGCGCGACGCCGCGGGGCGGAACGTGGTCGTGGGGAGCGTTGGGGGGCGGGGGACCCCGCTGCCACTAACGccgctgctgctggtgctggcgCTGCTGCCACCGTGGGGGTCCGCGGGCGGGAGCTGCCCCCCGCGCTGCGTCTGCGCCTCCAACATCCTGAGCTGCTCGCAGGCGGTGCTGAGCTCGGTGCCGGCTCCCCTGCCCCGTTTCACCGCCGTCCTCGACCTCAGCCACAACAACGTCAGCCGGCTGCGCGCCGACTGGGCGCCGGGGCGGCTGGCCCACCTCCACGCCTTGCTGCTGAGCCACAACGGGCTCTCCTTCGTCTCCACCGAAGCCTTCGCCCACGTACCCCACCTCCGGCACCTGGACCTCTCCTCCAACCGTCTCCGGGCGCTGGAGGAAAACCTCTTCAGCGACCTGGCCGAGCTGGAGGTCCTCCTCCTCTACAACAACGAGATCTCCGCCGTGGATCGCACCGCCTTCGATAACCTCGGCCGTCTCCGTAAGCTTTACCTGGGGCAAAACCGTATCGCCCGCTTCCCGTTGGAGCTGCTGCGTGACGGCAGCCGCCTGCCCCAGCTGGCCCTGCTCGACCTCTCGGCCAACCGCCTCCGCAGCTTGCCCGTTGGTGAGCTGCAGGCGCTGCCCGCCTGGCTGCGTGACCGTCTCTACCTGCACGGCAACCCGCTGGCCTGTGACTGCCTGCTTTTCCAGCTGGTTGCCCGCGGTCACCGCCGCCGTTTAAGCGCCGTGATGGATTTTCAGGAGGAGCTGCGGTGTTTGTTGCCGACCGCCCCGGCGCCCGTCGGTATCCTCACCCTGGCCGGCCGGCAACCGCTCAACTGCAGTGAGGCGCGGGAAGCGGTGCTGGAAGCCCACCTGGGTGACACCGTCACCCTGAGCTGCGACACCCGGTTGCAGGGGGTGCGTAACCGACACTGGGTGACGCCGGGAGGCGAGCGGGTGTTGGAGGAAGGGGGTAATGGCAGCGCCGCTCTCCTGGCGAACGGCAGCCTGCAGCTACGGGCGCTGCGCCCCGAGGACGCTGGCACCTATGCCTGCTGGGTGGCGGGTCCCCTCCTCAACGAGACCCTTTACGTGGAGCTGCTGGTGCACAACTTCACCCTGCACGGTCCCCACGACACCCTCAACACCGCCTACACCACGCTGGTGGGCTGCATCCTCAGCGTGGTGCTGGTCCTCATCTACCTGTACCTCACCCCttgccgctgctgctgctgccgcggCGCCGACAAGCCACCGGCTCCCCGTGACGACAGTATCAACTCCTCCGTCCTCAGCGCCACTCCAAACCATGCCGCCGGAGTCCCCGGGGAGCCTTGCCGCTCCCGCTCAGCCTCCACTGCTGGCCCCGGGCAGAACGGCAGGTTCAAGGTGGGGGGAACCCCCCAGCCGcccccccggcacggccccAAGGCGCAGAGGAAGGTGTCCGATCCGGATTCAGTCAGCTCCGTCTTCTCTGACACCCCCATTGTGGTGTAG
- the SYPL2 gene encoding synaptophysin-like protein 2 isoform X2, with translation MSEPGAPPAAGDKAPRLQLFAIFAFGTCGSFSGETGATVNCGGETKEMSAISVQFGYPFRLYQIPFEMPDCEGESETHTLHLVGDFSAPAEFFVTLGVFSFLYAMAALVLYLRFHSLYGENKKLPFADFCVTICFAFFWLVAAAAWGKGLTDVKAATRPASLIAAMGVCQGQEVVCNAGTTPAMGLANISVLFGFINFLLWAGNCWFVLKETSWQAQAAPRDSAAEQGAIDKQ, from the exons aTGTCGGAGCCCGGCGCCCCCCCCGCGGCCGGCGACAAAGCGCCCCGGCTCCAG CTCTTTGCCATCTTCGCCTTCGGGACCTGCGGCTCCTTCAGCGGTGAGACCGGGGCAACGGTAAACTGCGGTGGTGAAACCAAAGAGATGAGCGCCATTTCCGTCCAGTTCGGGTACCCCTTCAG GTTATACCAGATCCCCTTCGAGATGCCAGACTGTGAGGGGGAGTCGGAGACCCACACCCTGCACCTCGTCGGCGATTTCTCTGCTCCCGCTGAATTTTTCGTGACCCTAGGggtcttctccttcctctatGCCATGGCAGCTTTGGTGCTCTACTTGCGCTTTCATTCCCTCTACGGCGAAAATAAGAAGCTCCCCTTCGCG GATTTCTGTGTCACCATCTGCTTTGCCTTCTTCTGGCTGGTGGCGGCAGCAGCATGGGGCAAGGGGCTCACCGACGTGAAGGCAGCCACGCGGCCCGCCAGCCTCATCGCCGCCATGGGGGTTTGCCAGGGCCAGGAGGTGGTCTGCAACGCCGGCACCACGCCGGCCATGGGGCTGGCCAACATCTCCGTG CTCTTTGGCTTCATCAACTTTCTGCTGTGGGCCGGGAACTGCTGGTTCGTGCTGAAGGAGACGTCGTGGCAGGCGCAGGCTGCGCCCCGCGACAGCGCCGCCGAGCAGGGCGCCATCGACAAGCAGTAG
- the GPR61 gene encoding G-protein coupled receptor 61 produces the protein MEPSLPAPWAWNGSRAARGLQPSPSPMPPNGTADGKPKDVASKSVGLFFMLLIDLTAIVGNAAVMTVIVKTPALRKFVFVFHLCLVDFLAALTLMPLEMLSGSAVFDSPVFGEAMCRVYLFLSVCFISMCILSISTINVERYYYVVHPMRYEVRMTVGLVACVLVGVWLKAVATSLVPVLGWLSPDRPPVPASRGCSLQWSRSPYCKFFVVFFAAFYFLLPLLIIVVVYCSMFKVARVAAMHHGPLPTWMETPRRRSESLSSRSTMVTTSGAPRTTPQRTFGGGKAAAILLAVGGQFLFCWLPYFSFHLYTALSTQPLVGPAAETVVTWLGYFCFTSNPFFYGCLNRQIRGELGRLLTCFFKQPPEEDLRLPSREGSIEENFLQFLQGTGCPTEPRPRTPSPKRDQPPVDFHIPGQIDEDTVEGMEQRGGDGVYMPVVASPKPEL, from the coding sequence ATGGagccctccctgcccgccccgtGGGCCTGGAACGGCTCTAGGGCGGCGCgggggctccagccctccccGAGCCCCATGCCCCCGAACGGCACGGCTGACGGCAAACCCAAAGACGTGGCCTCTAAATCAGTGGGGCTCTTCTTCATGCTGCTCATCGACCTGACAGCCATCGTGGGCAATGCCGCCGTCATGACTGTCATCGTGAAGACACCGGCGCTGCGCAAGTTCGTCTTCGTCTTCCACCTCTGTCTGGTGGACTTTTTGGCTGCCCTTACCCTGATGCCGCTGGAGATGCTCTCTGGCTCGGCCGTCTTCGACAGTCCGGTTTTTGGTGAGGCCATGTGCCGTGTTTACCTGTTCCTCAGCGTCTGCTTCATCAGCATGTGCATCCTCTCCATCTCCACCATCAACGTAGAGCGTTACTACTACGTGGTACACCCCATGCGCTATGAGGTGAGGATGACAGTGGGGCTGGTGGCCTGCGTCCTCGTCGGCGTCTGGCTCAAAGCCGTGGCCACCTCCCTCGTCCCTGTGCTGGGCTGGTTGTCCCCTGACCGCCCGCCCGTGCCTGCCAGCCGCGGTTGCTCCTTGCAATGGAGCCGCAGTCCCTATTGCAAGTTCTTTGTGGTCTTCTTCGCTGCCTTCTacttcctcctgcccctcctcatCATCGTGGTGGTCTACTGCAGCATGTTCAAGGTGGCGCGGGTGGCCGCCATGCACCACGGCCCCCTCCCCACCTGGATGGAGACGCCACGACGTCGCTCCGAGTCTCTCAGCAGCCGTTCCACCATGGTAACCACCTCGGGAGCCCCTCGTACCACCCCGCAGAGGACGTTTGGTGGGGGCAAGGCGGCCGCTATCCTGCTGGCCGTGGGCGGCCAATTCCTCTTCTGCTGGTTGCCCTACTTCTCCTTCCACCTCTacacagccctgagcacccAGCCCTTGGTGGGGCCGGCGGCCGAGACTGTGGTCACTTGGCTCGGTTACTTCTGCTTTACCTCCAACCCTTTCTTCTATGGGTGCCTCAACCGTCAGATCCGGGGCGAGCTGGGACGGCTCCTCACTTGCTTCTTCAAGCAGCCGCCTGAGGAGGATCTGCGTTTGCCCAGCCGGGAGGGTTCCATCGAGGAGAACTTCCTCCAGTTCCTCCAGGGCACCGGTTGTCCCACTGAGCCCCGGCCTCGCACCCCCAGCCCCAAGCGGGACCAGCCCCCCGTTGATTTTCATATCCCGGGGCAGATCGATGAGGACACAGTCGAGGGGATGGAACAACGTGGCGGGGATGGGGTCTACATGCCGGTGGTCGCCTCTCCCAAACCGGAGCTGTAA